The genomic stretch CAGAAATTTGTTAGGCGGCATGAATTCCTGGAAGGAGAACATCACGGTCTAATTCTTATTTAAAATGGGTCCCGATCATATCCAAACCGGTAAAAAAGGAGAAGATCTCGCCAACAAATATTTATTGGAAATTGGATACGAAATCATCATTAGGAATTGGAGATATAGAAGGTCGGAAATAGATATTATTGCGAAACATGGAGAGATCCTCGTATTTGTTGAAGTTAAAACGAGATCCTCCTCCGCGTTTGGAGAGCCTGAGAGTTTTGTCTCTTCCCGAAAAGAATGGATGATGCAGGAAGCAGCTGCAGCATATATGGTGGAAAAAAACCATTACTGGGAAATCCGTTTTGATGTGATTGGTATTTTGTTTGATGCAAACGGAACTTATGAGCTCAAACATTATAAGGATGTTTTTTTATAACTCAAGAATCGTGATCCGGATTCGTTGTGAGTGTCAAAATGCAAAAAGACAGGACTCCTCGTTAGAAATTCGAGATAATAAAATCAAGATTTTCATAAAGCACTAATTTGAGGAGAGAAATTTATTCGAAGTAGTTTTAGCTTGAAATAAAATTCTATTGACAATTCAGGGATAATAGTGATCAAATACAAAACATGCCTTAAGGAAATTGTGTTAAATTATAAATACTGATTTACGAACTTTTTATTTGATCTAAAAATAATATTTTCAGTCAGCTTGAAGCAAAAATTAATGTTTAAACCAACTTGCGTACATTTCATAATTTTTCGCTGTTCTTGAAATGTGAAAGTTAAACACATCCTGATCCAGAGCTTTTACTTTTTTTGCAGGCACACCTGCATAAATGTAACCCGATTCCAGAACCGAGTTTTCCAAAACGACAGCACCAGCTGCAACCAATACGTTTGATGGAATTTCGCAATGGTCCATAACGATGGCACCCATTCCAATTAATACATCTGATGCTATTTTGCAGCCGTGGACAATGGCTCTATGGCCGATGGATACCCGGTCGCCTATATAAGTCCCGGCCTTTTCATAAGTGCAATGAATAATTACTCCATCCTGAATATTGACTTGATTTCCAATGCGAATTTCATGTACATCTCCTCTAATCACTGCTTGAAACCATACACTGCAGGCTTCGCCTAACATGACATCACCTACAAGGGTGGCATTCTCCGCAAAAAAACAAGATTCACCCCATCGGGGAGTTTTGTCTCGGACCGGAAGTATTAGCGCCATAATTATTTATAAATATTTGGATATTAACAGTTGTTAGTTGACGCGGGTAAGCATATAACCTTTGTGCTTTAAAAGTTGCAATAATCCTTTAGATCCTCCTAAATGTCCTGCACCCACAGCAAAAAGACTGATTCCTTTTTGCATTTCTGCTTCGATGATGGGCACCCAACTCTGATTTCGTTTGAAGATGAGCATTTCCAGATAAGGTTTTAAATTAGGGTCTTCAGACTCGATTCCATGCACCATTTTACCGATGTCTTGGGCGCGATAAATATTGTATAATTCATCCATTTTATCACTTGGTGCCTGAATCGACTCCATGAGCATTTTTGCCTGGACGGTGTAGGGTATACTATCGAAAAGTGAAATCTGAAAATCCAATGTTTCCAAACCTTCGAGCGATTTGTTTTTTTGTTTGGACATTTCTGCTAATTCGAATTCGTAAGATTTAAAGCTACCATCTTTCAGTGCCATTGGATTTCCTTCAGTACCGCTTAATGCACTTAAAAGTAAAGGCTTCATTCTTTTGAGTAAGCTTAATGGCATACCTAAATTATCAAAATGAGTTTCAATCAATTTATAATCTTGTTCGTTTACGAGATCTTCAAGGCTTAAGCCATCTTCCATGAAAAGTTTATCCATGATCCCAAATATTTTTCCAAGATTTTCCATGTCATCCATGTCAATCTCCATAAAAATTTTTGATGATTGTTCAAATGCACTGTCCAAACCTGAAGGAAGGAAGAAGTGTTTGGCAGGAATTAAATGGATAGTACCAAAAACATAAGCCTTTTTGGCTGTTTGAGGATGCTCGACTTTCCATAAAAGGCCCTGCTCCTGGCCGGATAATATGGGTTGTAGAAAGAGAATACTTAATAAGGTTGCGATGTGTCTCATCATTATTTTTGTTCTATTATTTGTTGTTTCCATTCATAAAAAAAGATACCGGCAGCTACAGATACATTTAAGGATTGTATTTGTCCGGACTGCGGTATACAAGCGACTTCATCAGCCAAGGCCAGAATATCTTCCGAAATTCCACTACCTTCTGCACCAAAGACAAAGGCAAGTGGTTTTTTCAAATCTATATTTCTAATTGAGGTGGCTGCTTTTTCACTAGCACAAATAATAACAACGCCGCTGGCCTGAAGTTGACGAATACTATGATGAAGATTTTTTTCACGGCAGACAGGTATAGAAAGCAAAGCTCCTGAGGAAGCTTTTATGGATTCACTATTGATTGGGGCACTGTTTTTTTGACCTATGATAATGCCATTTAACCCAAATACTTCAGCAGACCGGGCCATCGCACCAAAATTGCGAACGTCGGTAATTCCATCACAAATGAGGAGCGCTGGATCCTGCCCATTCATAAATAAGCCATCTACCAAATTATGGAGTTGGTGAAATGGAATCGGATTGGTAAAAGCAATCACGCCTTGATGGTTTTGTCGGCTAAGATGGTCTAGTTTGGCTTTAGGAACTCTCAAAATGGGAATTTTATGAGATCTGGCCAATTTCAAAAAGGCTTTGGTATCTTCAGATTCCAAATTATCTGAAATAAAAATTTTTTGAATTTCCGTTTGGGCAGCAATTGCCTCCTTCAAAGCGTTCTTCCCCAGTATCAAATCTTTTTTCTGCATACAAATTCCAAATTAAATGTTAATTTCACCAGTTGAAAACTCACCTTATATATGAAAATAATAATGTATAATTTATTCGTTTTGTTTATTTTATGTATTACAAATATATGTAATACTCAAATTCAGACTCCACTGGATCTCAGTTTAAGGACCTTAGAAGTACAGGCTGAATCACTTGGCCTTTCGCGTGAAGATATTAAAGATCTTGCAGTCAAAGATTTGTACACGTCTGATCACAATAAGATCACCCATATTTATCTCATTCAACGTTTTAAAGGCATCGAAATATACAATGCTATAACGTCTTATCACGTCAATGAGCTGGGAAAAGTTTTTGACAGTCCGTCAAGATTTCATACCAACATTTCAAAAAAGATTAATACTACCAGAACTCAGATCAATGAGCGAACTGCACTGATGAGTATTGTCAAACACCTGGATATTCCAAATGCAATCATTCCTTCCAATATCCTCCGGAATGGCGATGAAAATGCAGAATTGCCAAAGACTAATTTTACACATAGCAATATCCCAGTTAAATTGGTCCTTGTTCCGCTCGCTGATGGCTCTATCAGACTTGCCTGGGATCTGAGCATGGAAATGAGTGTAAGTAATGATTATTGGTCAGTGCGTGTTGACGCAGTTTCCGGAGAAGTTATTGACAAGCATAATTGGCTCGTCAAATGTTCATTCAAGCACAAGCATCACAAACAATGTATCCCGGATCCAGCCGTTTTTCATCATCAGCCGGTTCCTGTAAAAGATATGTTGACACAGCTGCATGCTCCCAATGTGTTATTTGCCGCCCCGGATAGTTATAATGTAGTCGCGCTTCCCGATGAAAGTCCAAGTCACGGAGCAAGACAATTTGTAGTCAATCCTGCTGATGCTAAAGCTTC from Saprospiraceae bacterium encodes the following:
- a CDS encoding YraN family protein, coding for MGPDHIQTGKKGEDLANKYLLEIGYEIIIRNWRYRRSEIDIIAKHGEILVFVEVKTRSSSAFGEPESFVSSRKEWMMQEAAAAYMVEKNHYWEIRFDVIGILFDANGTYELKHYKDVFL
- a CDS encoding gamma carbonic anhydrase family protein; this translates as MALILPVRDKTPRWGESCFFAENATLVGDVMLGEACSVWFQAVIRGDVHEIRIGNQVNIQDGVIIHCTYEKAGTYIGDRVSIGHRAIVHGCKIASDVLIGMGAIVMDHCEIPSNVLVAAGAVVLENSVLESGYIYAGVPAKKVKALDQDVFNFHISRTAKNYEMYASWFKH
- a CDS encoding TraB/GumN family protein; protein product: MMRHIATLLSILFLQPILSGQEQGLLWKVEHPQTAKKAYVFGTIHLIPAKHFFLPSGLDSAFEQSSKIFMEIDMDDMENLGKIFGIMDKLFMEDGLSLEDLVNEQDYKLIETHFDNLGMPLSLLKRMKPLLLSALSGTEGNPMALKDGSFKSYEFELAEMSKQKNKSLEGLETLDFQISLFDSIPYTVQAKMLMESIQAPSDKMDELYNIYRAQDIGKMVHGIESEDPNLKPYLEMLIFKRNQSWVPIIEAEMQKGISLFAVGAGHLGGSKGLLQLLKHKGYMLTRVN
- the rlmB gene encoding 23S rRNA (guanosine(2251)-2'-O)-methyltransferase RlmB yields the protein MQKKDLILGKNALKEAIAAQTEIQKIFISDNLESEDTKAFLKLARSHKIPILRVPKAKLDHLSRQNHQGVIAFTNPIPFHQLHNLVDGLFMNGQDPALLICDGITDVRNFGAMARSAEVFGLNGIIIGQKNSAPINSESIKASSGALLSIPVCREKNLHHSIRQLQASGVVIICASEKAATSIRNIDLKKPLAFVFGAEGSGISEDILALADEVACIPQSGQIQSLNVSVAAGIFFYEWKQQIIEQK